From a single Vibrio chagasii genomic region:
- a CDS encoding EAL domain-containing protein: MKRSLSWTIVYPIIVIALVCILLFSLISTIILENFVQRVSIENAKNYVTTFHSIRNYYASHVVEKVVNNEHLVAGTAHHAQENSIPVPATFLIEMLDNSDKDLTITTSFTSPYPFKNRQDRLFDEFQKRAWVAVNKKPDDFYVEFVKENNQTLVRVARADRLSNANCVNCHNSHPDSPKHDWKLNDVRGLLEVTTVVDDWLEYGEMINKSLTLISILSFLTVMLINYKVARRVSTPLKNITRSLSLLAQGKDENVTLLPANYYEISELQLAFSGLYDKEQQRRALTKKIETLAYYDSLTKLPNRLGFLRSLDDLLAIQEENNQHVTVLIIDIKRFRDINNTLGYKAGDTILLHLSKRLSSFSTMIDLLLGRLDENKFCIAVPAKEHDGDKGAEAFFAMLSDVISNEIIIDDNKIKLVANIGASCSSHGAQTSSEMLIQANIALYVSKERGEGITVRHQPELSYAALQRVALIKEMNNAIEEREFIPYYQPQFCVQTKRIIGAEALMRWKKANGEIVRPDLFIPLAEQSHLIIPMGAHIFEQATTDCHHWQSHKELSGVKVAVNISSIQFSAQNILELTQLILEKTGLSPELLELEVTESAMLGDVSKVVAMLNDLKSLKIEIALDDFGTGYSSLSYLKLLPIDRLKIDREFVKDLLKNTDDQSILNMICKLANELSLNVLAEGVEEKAQLEFLNQAGCDEVQGFYFAKPMPLDEFIEFARHHNAMYPEGQA, translated from the coding sequence ATGAAGCGGTCACTATCTTGGACCATTGTTTATCCAATCATAGTCATTGCACTTGTTTGTATTTTGCTCTTCTCCTTAATATCTACCATTATTCTGGAAAATTTTGTTCAAAGAGTATCGATTGAGAACGCGAAGAACTATGTAACAACATTCCATAGCATTCGTAATTACTACGCCTCACATGTGGTTGAAAAGGTGGTCAATAATGAACACTTGGTTGCTGGAACCGCTCACCACGCCCAAGAGAATAGTATTCCCGTACCTGCCACTTTCCTTATCGAAATGCTTGATAATTCTGATAAAGATCTCACAATCACAACGTCGTTTACTAGCCCGTATCCGTTCAAAAATCGCCAAGATAGGCTTTTTGATGAGTTTCAAAAACGCGCGTGGGTTGCGGTAAACAAAAAGCCCGATGACTTTTATGTAGAGTTTGTAAAAGAGAACAATCAAACACTTGTCCGAGTTGCACGCGCAGACCGCCTGAGTAACGCCAATTGCGTGAACTGCCACAACAGCCACCCAGATTCCCCCAAGCATGATTGGAAACTCAACGATGTTCGTGGCCTGTTAGAGGTCACGACTGTCGTTGATGACTGGCTTGAATATGGTGAGATGATCAACAAGTCGCTGACCCTGATCAGTATCCTAAGTTTTCTTACGGTCATGCTAATCAACTACAAGGTGGCTCGCAGGGTTTCAACACCATTAAAAAACATCACTCGTTCACTTAGTTTGTTAGCTCAAGGCAAAGATGAGAACGTGACGTTATTACCCGCGAACTACTACGAAATATCAGAACTACAGCTGGCATTTTCTGGGCTATACGACAAAGAACAACAGCGCAGAGCCTTAACTAAGAAAATCGAAACGCTCGCTTATTATGATTCACTCACTAAATTGCCCAACCGTTTAGGCTTCTTGCGCTCGCTCGATGATCTGTTAGCAATACAAGAAGAAAACAATCAGCATGTCACCGTATTAATCATTGATATTAAGCGCTTTAGAGACATCAACAACACCCTTGGCTATAAGGCAGGTGATACTATTTTGCTTCACCTATCTAAACGCCTATCAAGTTTTTCAACAATGATTGATCTTCTGTTAGGTCGACTTGATGAGAACAAATTCTGTATCGCTGTGCCCGCGAAAGAGCACGACGGTGACAAGGGTGCTGAAGCGTTTTTCGCTATGTTAAGCGATGTGATCTCTAATGAGATTATTATTGATGACAACAAGATAAAACTGGTTGCTAATATTGGTGCAAGCTGCAGTTCTCACGGTGCGCAAACCAGTTCAGAAATGCTGATACAAGCCAACATTGCGCTGTATGTCTCTAAGGAAAGAGGCGAAGGTATCACGGTACGACACCAACCCGAACTGTCGTACGCAGCGCTGCAACGTGTAGCGTTAATTAAGGAGATGAACAACGCCATCGAAGAGCGTGAGTTTATCCCTTACTACCAACCTCAATTTTGTGTGCAGACAAAGCGCATTATCGGGGCTGAGGCACTTATGCGTTGGAAAAAGGCCAACGGTGAGATTGTAAGGCCGGATCTATTCATACCTTTGGCAGAGCAGTCACATTTAATCATTCCAATGGGAGCGCATATCTTCGAGCAGGCAACGACCGACTGCCACCACTGGCAGAGCCACAAAGAATTAAGCGGAGTAAAAGTCGCGGTCAATATTTCCAGTATTCAATTTTCTGCGCAGAATATTTTGGAGTTGACGCAACTGATACTCGAAAAAACGGGGCTTTCTCCAGAACTATTAGAATTGGAAGTCACCGAGAGCGCCATGCTAGGCGACGTATCCAAAGTCGTAGCAATGTTGAACGACTTAAAAAGCCTAAAAATCGAAATCGCATTGGATGATTTCGGAACGGGTTATTCATCTCTAAGTTACCTAAAACTGCTGCCGATTGATCGCTTAAAAATCGACCGCGAGTTTGTCAAAGACTTACTGAAAAACACCGATGACCAATCCATTTTGAACATGATATGTAAGCTTGCAAACGAACTGTCTCTTAACGTTCTCGCTGAAGGTGTCGAGGAGAAAGCGCAGCTGGAGTTCTTGAACCAAGCAGGATGCGATGAAGTACAAGGCTTTTATTTTGCCAAACCGATGCCACTAGACGAGTTCATTGAATTTGCGAGGCACCATAATGCCATGTATCCCGAAGGGCAGGCTTAG